Genomic window (Pieris rapae chromosome 12, ilPieRapa1.1, whole genome shotgun sequence):
CATTCGAGAGGGATTCCATTCGAGAATTGGAATTTCGAgttgtttcaatattatttgaaactgCATCTTTAGAGTCATCTGCTTCGAGTAATGTAGTTTTAAAGTCACATTTTGcaaaaaatcctttattttCCCAACCATACAAATCAGTTTGATTACCAAGACATTCACTACTTGGACTTTTCAAGTGTTTTAAGGAAAATTCTTCTGATAGCAATTTTTTCCTcatttcaaaagaaaaagGATCATCTATGGATATTGGCCGAGCTctcaaaaaatcatttttgtcGGATAATTCACTATGAGGTTTCCTTTTAATGCCGCCTATTAAAGAATCTGAAGTGGATTCTTTGAGTAATGGAGAGTCAAGtgattttgatataataaGATCAAGTTTACTATCTTTatccttatttatatttttttgcgtATGAGCAACGTCAGATGCAGTATTTGTTACATTTTGCTTTGTGAGTATTCTACTGAGAATTTGAGAgttttcttgtataatttgtaatgCTCTTTCGCTATTTTTGCGGCCAGATTGCAAAACATATTCATGTGGACTATGATCTAATTTTGGGATTTGTATAGAAGAGACAACATCTTTAACAGGAGTTTGACTTTTCATATCAACACACTTCTCATTTCTAACATCTATACGGATTTCTACTTTAGGACTGTCTTTAGGTTTTATCTCTTGGACTTTATCAGGGCTAACTGATTTTTTACAGACAAATGTGTGTCTTTGCGGCAATGAAGAAGCTCTTTCAGTTTCATTTGTAACCTCATCTTGATCGTCACTTGTTATAGTTAATGAGTCAGGTTTTTTGTGTATACGTGAATTTCTTTTCATTGGCCTTCGACTAGGAATATTTTCGTTATTTGGATCTGTCAAGCGTGCACCAAAAAATTCTGGACtatcttcaaaatatttatcaacttTTAGTGGAATAGGTGGCTCATCTTCACTCACAATCGCACTATCAGATTCTGGACTCTGAATTGGACTTTCAATATCTGATGCGTATTTGTCCGATATGTCAATATCTGGTACAAAATTAGGATACATTGTAAAACTATCGATTAAATCTGGTGGTCTTATGGATAAATCAGCCTTAGAAGTAGAAGGTCGTCTAAGATTAGATTCAAAGTCATAGCAAAAAGAAGATTTTTGTAGGTTTAAATGATGGTAAGGAGATAAATCAACTGGACTTAAAGCAGTAAAATTTGCTGTGGAAAAATTAGACCTGCCACTTCGAGACGTTCGAGTTGATAAGAATGTACTCTCATTaccagatatatatttattattgctaaGTAACGCATGCGATTCAGAAAGGTTTAGGTTGAGATTATCTTTGTTTGGTCGTATCGGATTGCTTATGCTTTCATGAAGTTCAGTTGATaaattttccttatttatagatttaaagtTTGTGGTTTCCAATGGTGTAGCTTGATTTTTTGTTGGTGATgacatattttcaatattagaGTTATGTTCGTTTTTAAGCGGTTTTGTcttcatattttcattttctttatctACATCTAATAAATCGGTTTCCGATTCACTTCCACCTTCATTTTCATCGCAAAGGCTTGTGTCTGTACTAGATCTAGAATGCGATGAGTATGATGAGGATTCACTTGAACTACGAGAGCGAATAGAGGCAATCATCTCATTCGCTTCTATTTCTGATACAATAATACCATCTCCACTTTCATCTAAATCTATGGATGGTTTTCTACCTACTtctactttttcttttttaatatctttccACTTAACAGAATTTCGCCTATCTAAAGTCTTACGCGTTTTTGCTTCTTTCCATGTGattgtttcatttaaagtTCCTTTCGAAGGCGTTTTTTCATGGCTTGAGCTTTGGCGAGAAGGAGGTACAGCTCCGGGAGGAGGTCCAAGTCTTCTTCCCCTTGAACTAACTATAGCGCTTTTACCAAGAAGTAAGTTATTCACCGTCAGTGAAGTAGGTGATGTCGGTACGCCAACTGTAACATTTAAGGTAGACTAAATTAGTTCCTataggaatttattttttatttatgctatGCTATGTATTTAGTTAAGCTTATGGCTTGatatggttaaataaaataattaattaaagcatGCAAAGCCCTATTACACAAGTTTATTCAGTTTCGAAGCTTTAGAAGCTAGCCCAAATACTACCTGCAGCGTGACGGGCGCAGGCAGCCGCCAAAATGACGTGAGCTTGTCTTTGTCGCTCTCTGAGGCGTGCGTATTGTCTCTTCAATGCTCCAATATCTAATGTAAGTCTATCACCCGTTCCTGACCGGTTATCTCGTCGGGGAATCACCTAGAAGTTAAGTTGATGAGATTATTTCTTAGAATGTTagttttataactaaagtTTGTAtgcaaaactaaaatatttaccgTAGCTAGTGCTAATTTATTGCCATCGTCACTGGAGTCGCCTTCATCTTCCGAATAGAATAGCCGTAGACCTCGTTTCGTCATTGACTGCATCTGTCATTTCAACGAAAACGATATTTAATATGGGGCATTTCAGAAAATAACTATGTCGATTCGactttatcttaaaataaattacgatgTATATGAGgcttttgattaaaaaaatatatattcctaGAAACAGctgcataaaattataaaaacgttattaatttttatttttaaaagacttaCCGCTGATTGTATAGGTGGATGTGTAGGCGCATTTGGTGGCACTGGTGGGGTCACCCTATACCGATGTAGGTTCCGAAGACCAGGCAATTCTGGTGCAGAGTTCAGAGAGACTACCCTAGCGACTAGAGCATCACTCGCTTCCCACACAGTGCTGGCCCCTCCCCCCATACAACTGTAGAATTCGTCTGCAGAACGGGCTGATAGTATTCGACtggaaacaaaaattatattttcaaaactgcCCTACTACTGAGTATAAGCTATATTGTATATCAAGACTTGGTAGGCTTTATCCGCTGATTATGCAATCTTAAAATTGTTAAgtacatttattgtatacagcAATCGCTTTTGAAGGAaactatacaaatatacaaagaGGCTGTAGATACTGTCAATtcgaaattacaaaaatattaaaaaatacaaaatggtACCTATACAGTCTTAAAACGTTTTgcgtaaatgttatatatatgtagtatatatatttatgttgtttCTAAGATTTCAACACATTGTTTACATCCATTAGAGAAGCACGAAGTTTCTGAATATTTTGGATTGATAAGTCTTTAAATTCTTATCGTCATGTTAAAGGCCTAAAAAACATTCATATCATTTTTCtagttgaattaataaaaattgatttagttATACTTATACCAACTAAATAGCATTCTTACTCTTGAAGCATATCCCAAATAGCAAGAGCTGTGAGCAATAATATCTCGTTCCCGTCTAGTAGAATCAAATCCCATATCCTTAGAAGAGCGTCTCGAGGGAGCCAAGTTGCGTATAAAGTCAGGAACCATTGCATTGTAAACACATCCGGTAATGGAGGCTCTACTCCACCACCTGAAATtagtgaattattaattaataataataaaatccgtACAAtccatgcaaatgtcatatttattttcataacctCATATAATAAGGATATTAACTATGTCAAAATAATAGGTCGAGTTATTTATAGTTGTTTTCAATCTTATGGgctaaatacttaaaatgccggcaacgcactcgcgagccctctggcattgagagtgtccatgggcggcggtatcacttaatattaatatcctCCTCCTAataacctcctgcccgtttggcccctgtcctataaaaaaaaatactcgatCACGCTATACAGGCACCttgactttaaaaatttaatacagcaaaaattatattgacgTATCTGCGAACactgcgtacaaagtacaattcaaattaattttacattgttGACCATCCTTATAAGAGAtgtgtatattatagtatttctattaagaaaataaattaaatatgaggACAAATATTATCAAGCCGTCTTAAAATTGACGAACGTATCTCAAACCTAGGATAGCGACATCGTATGTTATGGAATGCTAACTGATATAAGTTGTTACCATCAGatattttctgtaaataatcCATATGGTTGGCAAGTCGTGGTAGCCGGAGTCGCAAAAGGTCTCGAAAGGCAGCCATGTCAGCTGACAGTCCGCGAAGGTCGTCAGCAAAGTAGCCTTCAGGTAAAACAGCCTCCACCAAATAAATCATCACCTGGAATCgccaaaaatattaagtagtaGGAAAGTCTACTACtactaaataaagataatcCGTATTTGTTACTCGCCTCCACTCATATgcaaactaaattatatattattagtctCTGCTTCAAAACCctcgttaaacgtaaattatgattatttaaattatctttcattcTTGGGATTGAtatgctccagttcaaacaatttgcaaTATATGACTCAagacttggcgattaaaaagagtggcggggagtttcttgccagttcttcttgcccgctttACGCCTTTGACTTGTGAACTGGTATTAAATTTCgaatcaatttattatattttgtgttgaagttcataattgtacttatgtcaatgaaattattttgagattGAGTTTGAAAGCGATTTGCCTCAACCATAATAATCCTATTTGGATTAAGTAAGAAATCTGGAAAAATAACCTTCAAAGAATCCGGTTCTGCTTTCTCCATTACTTCTAATATGATAGCAGCCATCATGTTGAACCCCTGGCAGTATCCTACTTCTTTGTTCCATctgaaaatatatgatttttattcatCTCACTTTcagcatttaaataaaatgcacctacctaaatatatatttacaataataaaataaaaacagcttATCGACGAACAactgttaaatatttgcaCAGGAAAGCAAATATACGAACGCAATGTAtacgataatattaataaagaattaactATTCTTAATGACTTGGCAGAGGTGGTGGTAAAAAGATAGGAGTTTGCCTTACACCTTATTCAGTGGAAGGTGCTTATATGACACTCTCTTCTATATTCCTGCGGTTTTTATCGAAAAAAAAACGGTGTCACTAAATGGCAGAGAGAGACCAACCTGTTTATTAGAGTATAACGGAAATTTCCTTTACAAACTCAAATATGCTATGAAGTCGATTATAATTGTAACATACCGTGCGTAAGCCAACAAAACCCTTCTTAGCATCGCCTGATTCTCCCGTCCCTCAGTCCCACAGAATAGTGAGCAACCGGTACGATGCAGGTcctagaaaataatttaccaaaaatattaaagcaccagaaaatataactatatactTCAATTTTCTATGTATACTAAAAGAAATTCAGCAGGTCTATACTTATAATTGGGTTCTAATCCTACAGTTAAGTCCTAACCAAACACTAAACTTTgttctgaaataaatgtaagatatattttttgtattgtattgtaaatattatattatgttggaAACTAATAGccttagtaattttaatataaaagtatcgAATATAATATCAGCTGCGTGTCGTCTACATGTAATTTGATTATtgcttcatatttatttattaattataagttatattatacttatacatattaaaagacaaaatactaagacaatacagaaagccaaaacagattacatagattaacATGTATATGTTTAAGGAACAGAAAACTAGCAAGTACATTTATAGATATACAGATCCACTTAGGGATTGCAATCCGGAAAAAAGGATCCGGTAATCCGGCGGATCCGGCATCATTTAATGGTTACCGGATCCGGTGCTAGCGGTTTGTgggaaaataatatagttaataattaattatcgtAAGTTGATTAAGCTAAAGAATTCTAAACTCATTATTGTGATAATTTTTGCCATTCATTCGTTCGACAGATTCATATCATTCATATATTCGTATCTGTCATAATCATAAATACCTATAAGACTTGTTTGTTACTTAGCATTctcaaatactttaataatgattttgatCTCATTTCAGTTAATTACGTAAGGTTAATTGTCTCTATTAGATATTATAGTtacttgataattaatattgttacttataaattGATCTAtctgtaaaagtaaaatctaGAAAGACTAAGCTACTCGTTACGtcgtaaaattattactagttACCTACActactaaattttaattgttttcttgtTGTCTACTTGTcttaaaattgattaagaaataaagtcgattttatgtatttgtgatttaatttttattaactaccTACATATAAGTGCAGTTATACTTGATTAACTTACTTATTTTGTACTAAAAAGCGAAAATCATCTTGATTTAATCAATCCGCTCGGATCCGGCAGGATCCGGCCGGATTGACGGGAATCCGGTCGTATCCGGCCGGACTGAACATGACGCCGGATTGCAATCACTAGATCCACTAaagtaaactaaaatttaatacttagagttttaaacttatatataataaaacggtCTATTGTTaagatgattttttaataaataccttaagAATTTGAGCGCTAAGCTCTGCATCATCTGGTT
Coding sequences:
- the LOC111000404 gene encoding uncharacterized protein LOC111000404 isoform X1 — protein: MKTIIINEQINLRVVKYELDFSSLYKPRQMKRRRKEIKVPSFKKHFEIPSPPVVNPQKKTDVKILIEELLEELYGDRHDWSSSSAVGCSYGSTTVASVTSGQSNCGDQTDAIELSYLESLDTEELRSQVIEWQRSLQTAGARLAKYLRMRDKQRRYQKKLCAAFSVLLRHITGDTNARFGVTPGGEGPGEGGFAEWLHAMRLVARLPAGVPQHFRRRLWLTLADRHLSSRNIDWPAAERACFRGTAQPDDAELSAQILKDLHRTGCSLFCGTEGRENQAMLRRVLLAYARWNKEVGYCQGFNMMAAIILEVMEKAEPDSLKVMIYLVEAVLPEGYFADDLRGLSADMAAFRDLLRLRLPRLANHMDYLQKISDGGGVEPPLPDVFTMQWFLTLYATWLPRDALLRIWDLILLDGNEILLLTALAIWDMLQDRILSARSADEFYSCMGGGASTVWEASDALVARVVSLNSAPELPGLRNLHRYRVTPPVPPNAPTHPPIQSAMQSMTKRGLRLFYSEDEGDSSDDGNKLALATVIPRRDNRSGTGDRLTLDIGALKRQYARLRERQRQAHVILAAACARHAAVGVPTSPTSLTVNNLLLGKSAIVSSRGRRLGPPPGAVPPSRQSSSHEKTPSKGTLNETITWKEAKTRKTLDRRNSVKWKDIKKEKVEVGRKPSIDLDESGDGIIVSEIEANEMIASIRSRSSSESSSYSSHSRSSTDTSLCDENEGGSESETDLLDVDKENENMKTKPLKNEHNSNIENMSSPTKNQATPLETTNFKSINKENLSTELHESISNPIRPNKDNLNLNLSESHALLSNNKYISGNESTFLSTRTSRSGRSNFSTANFTALSPVDLSPYHHLNLQKSSFCYDFESNLRRPSTSKADLSIRPPDLIDSFTMYPNFVPDIDISDKYASDIESPIQSPESDSAIVSEDEPPIPLKVDKYFEDSPEFFGARLTDPNNENIPSRRPMKRNSRIHKKPDSLTITSDDQDEVTNETERASSLPQRHTFVCKKSVSPDKVQEIKPKDSPKVEIRIDVRNEKCVDMKSQTPVKDVVSSIQIPKLDHSPHEYVLQSGRKNSERALQIIQENSQILSRILTKQNVTNTASDVAHTQKNINKDKDSKLDLIISKSLDSPLLKESTSDSLIGGIKRKPHSELSDKNDFLRARPISIDDPFSFEMRKKLLSEEFSLKHLKSPSSECLGNQTDLYGWENKGFFAKCDFKTTLLEADDSKDAVSNNIETTRNSNSRMESLSNDKKPDYNKYSLSSDSKTFVTLSSELKDTSTYDQKYTSDDYNYPISTSSKYNDYVLSKVSDICSRTLDKEPKICETKTDSQLSDFSQKVTSSISFTYDPSMEDDSPMGAKSNSSDTLCQITSLDQISTPISPKTFPQRETLSFPKDYTIKSDTVRIESDDTCSAITSLLETDTLSSLSMPRSPSSSSYYPFPTRPALRTPKDFGVRLGLYPKEAISSPPK
- the LOC111000404 gene encoding uncharacterized protein LOC111000404 isoform X2, with the translated sequence MSAILNSLRNLAGSSRAASAGDTNARFGVTPGGEGPGEGGFAEWLHAMRLVARLPAGVPQHFRRRLWLTLADRHLSSRNIDWPAAERACFRGTAQPDDAELSAQILKDLHRTGCSLFCGTEGRENQAMLRRVLLAYARWNKEVGYCQGFNMMAAIILEVMEKAEPDSLKVMIYLVEAVLPEGYFADDLRGLSADMAAFRDLLRLRLPRLANHMDYLQKISDGGGVEPPLPDVFTMQWFLTLYATWLPRDALLRIWDLILLDGNEILLLTALAIWDMLQDRILSARSADEFYSCMGGGASTVWEASDALVARVVSLNSAPELPGLRNLHRYRVTPPVPPNAPTHPPIQSAMQSMTKRGLRLFYSEDEGDSSDDGNKLALATVIPRRDNRSGTGDRLTLDIGALKRQYARLRERQRQAHVILAAACARHAAVGVPTSPTSLTVNNLLLGKSAIVSSRGRRLGPPPGAVPPSRQSSSHEKTPSKGTLNETITWKEAKTRKTLDRRNSVKWKDIKKEKVEVGRKPSIDLDESGDGIIVSEIEANEMIASIRSRSSSESSSYSSHSRSSTDTSLCDENEGGSESETDLLDVDKENENMKTKPLKNEHNSNIENMSSPTKNQATPLETTNFKSINKENLSTELHESISNPIRPNKDNLNLNLSESHALLSNNKYISGNESTFLSTRTSRSGRSNFSTANFTALSPVDLSPYHHLNLQKSSFCYDFESNLRRPSTSKADLSIRPPDLIDSFTMYPNFVPDIDISDKYASDIESPIQSPESDSAIVSEDEPPIPLKVDKYFEDSPEFFGARLTDPNNENIPSRRPMKRNSRIHKKPDSLTITSDDQDEVTNETERASSLPQRHTFVCKKSVSPDKVQEIKPKDSPKVEIRIDVRNEKCVDMKSQTPVKDVVSSIQIPKLDHSPHEYVLQSGRKNSERALQIIQENSQILSRILTKQNVTNTASDVAHTQKNINKDKDSKLDLIISKSLDSPLLKESTSDSLIGGIKRKPHSELSDKNDFLRARPISIDDPFSFEMRKKLLSEEFSLKHLKSPSSECLGNQTDLYGWENKGFFAKCDFKTTLLEADDSKDAVSNNIETTRNSNSRMESLSNDKKPDYNKYSLSSDSKTFVTLSSELKDTSTYDQKYTSDDYNYPISTSSKYNDYVLSKVSDICSRTLDKEPKICETKTDSQLSDFSQKVTSSISFTYDPSMEDDSPMGAKSNSSDTLCQITSLDQISTPISPKTFPQRETLSFPKDYTIKSDTVRIESDDTCSAITSLLETDTLSSLSMPRSPSSSSYYPFPTRPALRTPKDFGVRLGLYPKEAISSPPK